The sequence aaagcttGAAAAATGAATGCAGTACATATTGCGACCGCCAGAGGGCATAGTTCTACAACTGCGAAACCTCCaagagttttattttcttaaatttgaCCGGAAACGCCTTACCATTGCGTCACACTTCACGGTTATTATTATTCGCCTCTGTGTCATGACTGTACCTCCGAGTTGCGGTTTCAAACTCCATAATGCGGCGTTACATTCGTGCACTAATGCTGTGCACGGTGTTCGCCGTGTTTTCGGGCTTATATGTTTACAGTAAACTGTTTGACTCGGACGGAAACGGGGGAAACGGAGCGAAGAGGATTTTCATCCCCCCGAGAGCCCCCGGAGCCAGGCGAGGGGCCGCGGACAAAACTGGGCCCCAAAGCCCACACTGGTACAATAGGTAGGTCTGGGGTTTTCACGTCTTTTCCCGCTTTTAAATGTCGAAACAGGTCACATAATTGCATTTCATACAGTAGGCATGGGCACACATGTGGGTTTCTCATCCTCGTGTGGTGTGTAGGAATGTGACGCTGGCTGGCTCTGTGCAGGCAAAATATATAGCTATAACTGGATGCcttttttcctaggatggtgaAGGCATAACCCGCcccactctgcctctgattggatACTATTAGTTGTTGCattcgttggttgggttggttagcTTAAGGCATGAGGACTGggattggttagggttagggtaagaatatgggtaagccaatcagaggcagagtagggcgggtcatgactttgccatcctgggaaaaaaaatcctcaagtGCTGCTTGCAAGTTCAGAGATTTATTAATGAGTATGTCTGCTTCACCAAGGTTACGCTACAGTTGTCATAGGAAAACATGCCTTTTCCTACAGCCCAAATCAGTCatacaatttgtcattttaaaaatcgATTAAAAACCATGAAGGTATATTTGAAGTCCATATATCATCATAATTTCACAAATATAGTCAAAACTTCAACATATGATGCAGTTGCAAACCCAGATCTGTTTTCCACACCTGACACCTGTGTGCACCTTCCTCTAGTGAGTTGAGATCCATAGGGGATATTACTGCATAATGATCAGGTCATAGTGACTTTATTGCACTTTTTTGAATTTCTCCAACATTTTTGTAGTTCTATCTCATAAGTTGTGATTTATATCAGGAGGACAAAAGACACGGTGGTGTTGTATCCAAACACTAATCCCAGTatagtaatttaaaacaaaaaggaaatgttGAATTTAATCTTTTCTGGCTCATGCAACCATGGTCTTGAATCAATGAATCCGACTCAGAAAATGCATAGTTAGAGgtaaaaacataatgaaaactTGAACGTCTGGAAGGTTGAATTGATATCAGCCACACTAGGACTAATGTTCTTAAATTTGGTCTCTTCACTTATTATAAAATAATCTGTCCGACTCTCTGTCCTCTCACTCAGGTACATCATGCGTCAGCGAGGTCAGGTCGAGGCAGGTGGTGGCAGCACCCAGAGCAGACCTGAACCTCCCATGCACTTGGCTGTGGTGGCCTGTGGTGAGAGGCTGGAGGAGACCCTCACCATGATCAAATCCGCTGTGCTTCTCAGCATCAAAAGCCTCTGCCTGCACATCTTTGCTGAAGATCAGCTACATGCCAGCTTCATGGAAGCTGTGAGTAGGAAATATTTGAAACCGACTATTAAACTGCAAAACTGTAAGTCTCTACTACCAGCAAActaatgttatttgtgtttcagTTGGAGTCCTGGCCTGGTTTTGTTCGCTCCAGGTTCAATTACACAGTGTACTCCATCAGCTTCCCCAGTGAGAACGCAGCCGAGTGGAAAAAACTCTTCAAACCCTGCGCTTCTCAGAGGCTCTTCTTACCTGTGAGTTTCCTATAGATAGAAAACTCAGCAGAAATAAGTCTTCAACATGACATTCTCAAATCATGTAATATAGgctttttttgaaagaaaaagctacattttaaatttagatgcatcacattttattaTCCTGGCCGATATTACCTTTGCAAGGTCAGCAAACATCATAATGCACCCTTTCGAGAGCATTCacataattacatattttcCATTAAGTGACAAATgtccttttgtgtttgtgccatctCTGCAGCTGATCCTAAAGCATGTTGACTCGATAGTGTACGTGGACTCAGACATCCTCTTCCTGCAGCCTGTAGACAAGCTATGGGCGTTTCTGTCCCAGTTTAACTCCTCACAGTTGGCGGCCATGGCCCCGGAGCACGAGGAGCCCCGCATCGCCTGGTACACCCGCTTCGCCCGTCACCCCTTCTACGGCAGGACAGGCATCAACTCAGGGGTCATGATCATGAACATGACAAGGATGAGGAATATGTTCTTTAAGGTACTCAGGACTGATGAAGACACATTTATGTAGTGGCATTTAAGTGTACTACCCTTATTGGCCACAGGATGTCCCCCTTCTGCTGCAGTTGTTTTGCAGGTTTGTGAAGGGATTCAGTTTGATCCTGTTGCAATGCAAAGCTCCCAATGCTTAACCACTTACATCCTGACACTTATGTGTCAGGATGTAAGTGTGActtatgtataaatgtgtgtgtgctgacagaATGACATGACGTTGGTGGGGCTCCGTTGGGAGGAGCTGCTGATGCCTCTACTTCAAAAATACAAACTCAACATAACCTGGGGAGACCAGGACCTTCTTAATATAATCTTCCACCATAACCCTGGTAAGTGCATATATTGCATTTATATGTCCATATGTGCATAGAGATCGATAATGCTTTTCAGCCCCCATAGATATATTGAAGTTGGATTCATTGTCATTGACAGTTCCAAATTTGCTAGTTTATCACACCTGTAAAAGTGCACAGGATACCCCACTTTGTGGCATTCATTTGTCAACTaaattgtttgtctttgtgcatCGCCATCCCCAGAGAGCTTGCTGGAGTTTCCGTGCCAGTGGAATTATCGTCCAGACCATTGTATCTACGGCAGCAACTGTGCCTCAGCTGAGGAAGATGGCATCTACATACTGCATGGAAACAGAGGGGTTTACCACGACCACAAACAACCTGCCTTCAGAGCCGTCTATGAGGCCATACGAAAGGTGAGCATGCCTCAGTGTGTTTTAGTGCTTGAGTGGTTCCTCCATATTTAGGTTTTATGATATGCATTACAGGACTCTGGTTATTTTTGTGCCCACATCTTTGGGATTTTTGCACATTGTTCAGATCTGAGTTTAAAATTAGCTGTCCACCAGAGCAGTGATTGAAAAGGAACAAGTGCACCCCATTAAATGTCTCTCGGGTATAATCAAGGTTAAAAAAAGGCATGCTGAGCCTTTTGAAAGTGTTGCAGGTGTAATTTAGAGG is a genomic window of Thunnus albacares chromosome 23, fThuAlb1.1, whole genome shotgun sequence containing:
- the gxylt1b gene encoding glucoside xylosyltransferase 1 — encoded protein: MRRYIRALMLCTVFAVFSGLYVYSKLFDSDGNGGNGAKRIFIPPRAPGARRGAADKTGPQSPHWYNRYIMRQRGQVEAGGGSTQSRPEPPMHLAVVACGERLEETLTMIKSAVLLSIKSLCLHIFAEDQLHASFMEALESWPGFVRSRFNYTVYSISFPSENAAEWKKLFKPCASQRLFLPLILKHVDSIVYVDSDILFLQPVDKLWAFLSQFNSSQLAAMAPEHEEPRIAWYTRFARHPFYGRTGINSGVMIMNMTRMRNMFFKNDMTLVGLRWEELLMPLLQKYKLNITWGDQDLLNIIFHHNPESLLEFPCQWNYRPDHCIYGSNCASAEEDGIYILHGNRGVYHDHKQPAFRAVYEAIRKYSFGADPLNSLLTPLEDELLKTTHTYCGKSHALFTKKLAHSLANINMKAPSGR